The following coding sequences lie in one Vibrio sp. ED004 genomic window:
- a CDS encoding ACP phosphodiesterase yields the protein MNFLAHLHIAQHCNSNLAGNLLGDFVKGDPNKFYSDSLSDGIRLHRFVDSYTDRHDVSRSAKSLFSDQTKRFAPIALDVFWDHCLANHWAQFSTQSLEHFCCDSHQQIFEHQEPHWPEHFITVHQKMAEQRWLESYQEMSSIEMVLQRMALRRPKLGMLKSCYEDLERLYDTLQCHFNELYPSVLEEANQFNALQLKKNQKER from the coding sequence ATGAACTTTCTCGCACACCTTCACATCGCACAGCACTGTAACAGCAACTTAGCAGGTAACCTGTTAGGTGACTTCGTTAAAGGCGACCCAAATAAATTCTATTCAGACTCACTTTCTGATGGCATTAGACTTCATCGATTTGTCGATAGCTATACTGACCGACATGATGTGTCTCGTTCTGCAAAATCTCTCTTTTCAGACCAAACAAAACGCTTTGCGCCTATTGCACTCGATGTATTTTGGGATCATTGCTTGGCTAATCATTGGGCTCAGTTCTCGACACAATCACTTGAGCATTTTTGCTGTGACAGCCATCAGCAGATCTTTGAGCACCAAGAGCCACATTGGCCTGAGCACTTCATTACTGTTCACCAGAAAATGGCTGAGCAGAGGTGGTTAGAGAGCTATCAAGAGATGTCATCCATAGAAATGGTATTGCAACGAATGGCTTTGAGACGGCCAAAGCTAGGGATGCTTAAATCTTGCTATGAAGACCTCGAACGTCTCTATGATACGTTGCAGTGTCACTTTAATGAGTTGTATCCGAGTGTTTTAGAAGAAGCAAACCAATTTAATGCACTTCAATTGAAGAAAAATCAAAAGGAAAGGTAA